The nucleotide sequence CGAGCGCGGCTCGGCGCTCTTCGAGGAGATAACCCGCCAGCCCGAGTACTACCAGACCCGCACCGAGCTCTCCATCCTGCGCGAGCGGGCCGGGGACATCCTGCGCAGGACCGGCAGTCGGGAGCTCGTCGAGCTCGGCTCCGGATCTGCGAGCAAGACCCGGGTCCTGATCGAGGCGATGCTCTCCCACGACGGCGGTCCGGTACGCTACGTGCCGCTGGACGTGAGCGAGAGCGCCCTGCGCGCGAGCGGGACGAGGCTCTCGAAGGAGTACCCGGGCCTGGAGGTGAGGGGTTACGTCGGGGACTTCCACGCCTCGCTGGGCGATCTCCTGGCCAGGCCCGCCTCCGGGGAGAGGCTCATCCTCTTCCTCGGCGGCACGGTCGGCAACTTCACCCCCGAGAGAAGGAGGGTGTTCCTCTCGAAGCTGCGCGCGGGGATGGAAGCCGGGGACCACCTGCTGCTCGGCGTGGACCTGGTCAAGGACCTCGACGTCATCGAGGCGGCGTACGACGACGCCGCGGGTGTGACGGCCCGGTTCAACAGGAACCTGCTACACGTCGTGAACCGCCACCTCGGGACGGACCTCGACCCGCATCGCTTCGAGCACCGCGCCTTCTACGACGCAGAGGAGAGCCGCGTGGAGATGTGGCTCGACGCCAGAATGGAGCAGGGCGTGTGGGTGGGAGAAGAGGAGCTCGTGCACTTCGAGGCGGGCGAGGGGATGCGCACCGAGATCAGCGCGAAGTTCTCCCCACACTCGGTCGAGGAGGTTCTCCGGGAGGCCGGGCTCTCCCTCGTCGAGCTCTACACCGACGGGCGCGGGTATTTCGCGCTCGCCCTCGCCGGGGTGGGGTGAGAAGGCTCAGCCGGTTCCGCCGGGACCCTGCCGGCGGCGCAACGCCTCGAGCAGCATCCGCACCGCCAGCGGCCGCACGAGGTCCCTTCCGGCGATCCTGGCCCGCTCCTCCTCGGAGCCCTCGGATTCCGGGACGAGCCGCGCCGCAGCCGAGACGAGCTGCGGCGAGTTCCCGTCGGCGCTCTCGAGCCGGTGGCTCAGGTAGGCGAGCGCGACCCCGCCGAGCAGCGGATCGAGGCCGCCCCGCCGTTTTTCGCCCCGGGTCTGTCCCTCGAGATCCGAACCGTGGACCAGCAGCACCGAGGCGATCGCCCCGAGCGCGAGCATGAACGCGGCGAGCCGGAAGATGTCCACGGTCCCGTCGACGAAAGAGGCGCGGGCTATCCGCTGCACCTCGCCGAAGAACGGGAGCTGCTCGAAGCGCGGCGGGGCCCCTTTCAGGCCGGTGCTCCCGGCGGTGGTCCCGGCATCCTGGACGCCCTCGATGATCCTCTGTTTGATCTGCCCGGTCAGGTGAGGGGCGTTCAGATTCTGTATCTTCTGGCGCACGTAGTCGTCGTAGCGGTTGGTTAGGATCGCCCCCCAGAGCGCCACGCCGAAGGCGGTCCCGACCTGCCGGCAGACGTTGTTCACCCCGGAGGCCATCCCGGAGAGCCTCTGGGGGACGGTCCCGACCGCGGTCGTCGAGATCGGGGCGTTCACCAGCCCGTTGCCGAGCCCGGCGACGACGAAGGCCGGCAGCAACACGACCCAGTCGGACGCCGTATCCCGCGGCGAGATGCGCGTCATCAGGAACGCCGCGACCGCGAGCAGCGCCATCCCGCAGAAGAGCACGGGCCGCGGGCTGAAGCGACCGCTCAAATTCCCGGCGAGCGGCGCGGTGAACAGCACGAGCCCGCTCAGCGGCAGGAGCCTCAGCCCCGTCTCGAGCGCGCTGAAGCCCAAAGCGTTCTGCAGATAGAGCGTCAGGTAGAGAAACAGCGAGTAGAGCCCGGCACTCAGGGTGAAGGCGGCTATCGCCGCACCGGTGAAGCTGCGGTTGCGGAACAGCCTCGGGTCGACCATCGGGTTCTTCATCCGCAGTTCACCCGCGACGAAGGCGACGAGCGCGATCGCCGCGACGACGAAGAGCGAAACGATGTAGGAGGAGGTCCACCCCCGGTCCTGGCCCCGGATCAGGGCCAGGACCAGACAGAAGAGCCCTGCCGTGACCGTGGCGAGCCCGAAGAGGTCTATGGACCTCGGGGCCCGCTCGTCTCTCGTCTCCCGGATCGCCCAGGCCGAGAGCAGGATGCCCGCGGCCCCTACGGGTATGTTGATGTAGAAGATCGACTCCCAGCTGACCTTCTCGACAAGAAAGCCCCCGACGACCGGTCCGACAGCGGTGGCGAGCCCGCTCACCCCGCCCCAGATCCCGATCGCCGTCGCCCGCTGAGGCCCCTCGAAGGTCGCGGAGACTATCGCGAGGGAGACCGGGAGCATCACCGATCCGCCCACCCCCTGTATCCCGCGCGCGACGAGCAGAAGATCCACGTGCGAGAGCCCGGCGAAGGAGAGATGCCCGGAGAGCCCGCACAGGAAGGAGCCGACGATGAAGACCGCGAGCCCGGTCATGAACACCTTCTTGCGCCCGAAGATGTCCCCGACCCGCCCGGAAGTCACCACGAAGACCGCGAGCGCCAGCGTGTAAGCGTCTATAACCCACTGCAGATCGGAGAAGCTCGCCCCGAGGTCCTTCTGTATCACCGGCAGGGCCACGTTGACCACGGTGACGTCGAGCAAGACCATGAGCAGACCGAAACAGCAGGCAGCGAGCGCCCACCACCTGCGGCTCGCGGAAGAGGGACCGGCTATCCTCCGAGACGCGGACACCCCATGAATCTACCTCCGGAAGAGGGGTGTTTAAACCCCTCCCTTCAGGAACCCCGGTCGGGCTCCTCCCCGACGAACGGCGGCGAGACGACGCTCAGGCCCCCGTCGACGACGAGGGTCGTCCCGGTGATGTAGTCCGCCTCCTCGGAGAGCAGAAAGAGGGCGGCCGCGGCCATCTCGGAGGCGGTCCCGACCCGGCGGCGCGGGATGCGCGAGACGACGCTCTCCATCGGCGGGATCTGGGGCATCCCGTAGAAGTAGTGGAGCGAGTCGGTGTC is from Rubrobacter naiadicus and encodes:
- the egtD gene encoding L-histidine N(alpha)-methyltransferase, with the protein product MSGDAVRVGVLRRGTASPSEELRAGLVAKDFSPWPKYFYDERGSALFEEITRQPEYYQTRTELSILRERAGDILRRTGSRELVELGSGSASKTRVLIEAMLSHDGGPVRYVPLDVSESALRASGTRLSKEYPGLEVRGYVGDFHASLGDLLARPASGERLILFLGGTVGNFTPERRRVFLSKLRAGMEAGDHLLLGVDLVKDLDVIEAAYDDAAGVTARFNRNLLHVVNRHLGTDLDPHRFEHRAFYDAEESRVEMWLDARMEQGVWVGEEELVHFEAGEGMRTEISAKFSPHSVEEVLREAGLSLVELYTDGRGYFALALAGVG
- a CDS encoding MFS transporter encodes the protein MSASRRIAGPSSASRRWWALAACCFGLLMVLLDVTVVNVALPVIQKDLGASFSDLQWVIDAYTLALAVFVVTSGRVGDIFGRKKVFMTGLAVFIVGSFLCGLSGHLSFAGLSHVDLLLVARGIQGVGGSVMLPVSLAIVSATFEGPQRATAIGIWGGVSGLATAVGPVVGGFLVEKVSWESIFYINIPVGAAGILLSAWAIRETRDERAPRSIDLFGLATVTAGLFCLVLALIRGQDRGWTSSYIVSLFVVAAIALVAFVAGELRMKNPMVDPRLFRNRSFTGAAIAAFTLSAGLYSLFLYLTLYLQNALGFSALETGLRLLPLSGLVLFTAPLAGNLSGRFSPRPVLFCGMALLAVAAFLMTRISPRDTASDWVVLLPAFVVAGLGNGLVNAPISTTAVGTVPQRLSGMASGVNNVCRQVGTAFGVALWGAILTNRYDDYVRQKIQNLNAPHLTGQIKQRIIEGVQDAGTTAGSTGLKGAPPRFEQLPFFGEVQRIARASFVDGTVDIFRLAAFMLALGAIASVLLVHGSDLEGQTRGEKRRGGLDPLLGGVALAYLSHRLESADGNSPQLVSAAARLVPESEGSEEERARIAGRDLVRPLAVRMLLEALRRRQGPGGTG